A genomic window from Gossypium hirsutum isolate 1008001.06 chromosome D10, Gossypium_hirsutum_v2.1, whole genome shotgun sequence includes:
- the LOC107915193 gene encoding uncharacterized protein produces the protein MEHHDMQVPRRGEMKHKGRNVVWSVAMDKCLIEALAIQAKNGNKIDKCFNENAYTAACIAVNSRFDLNLNNQKVVNRLKTIKKRYKVMRDMLSEEGFRWNPNTKMIECDSEDLWKSYVAAHPDAKGFRRKPIEMYDELKIVCGNYQAPSRWAKMKDGSHPVAYKNFEEDSASFVSPSSDGLSDTDGTQSYTGPPEYMQDVSQEPPPMEPLRQLPKRPRASDSLQEAMLAVASSIRRLADAIEQSKTTVNATELLDAVMEIDGLEEAKQMYAFEYLNADPIKARAFMTYNVRMRKTYLFRQFWWWK, from the exons ATGGAGCACCACGACATGCAGGTGCCTAGAAGGGGAGAGATGAAGCATAAAGGACGAAATGTAGTTTGGTCGGTTGCAATGGACAAGTGTCTCATTGAAGCTCTGGCCATTCAGGCTAAAAACGGGAATAAAATCGACAAATGTTTCAACGAGAATGCTTATACTGCCGCTTGTATTGCCGTGAATTCTCGTTTTGATCTGAACTTGAACAATCAAAAAGTTGTTAACCGCCTTAAGACAATTAAGAAAAGATACAAAGTAATGAGGGATATGCTAAGTGAAGAAGGATTTCGGTGGAATCCGAATACGAAGATGATTGAATGTGACAGTGAAGATCTTTGGAAAAGCTATGTTGCG GCACATCCTGATGCAAAAGGGTTCCGAAGAAAACCAATCGAGATGTATGATGAACTAAAGATTGTTTGCGGAAATTACCAAGCACCTAGTCGTTGGGCAAAGATGAAGGATGGAAGTCATCCGGTTGCTTATAAGAATTTCGAAGAAGATTCTGCTTCTTTTGTATCACCGAGTTCAGATGGCCTAAGTGATACCGATGGAACACAGTCGTATACTGGGCCACCGGAGTATATGCAAGATGTTAGTCAAGAACCTCCTCCAATGGAGCCTCTCAGACAACTTCCAAAGCGGCCGCGTGCCTCGGATTCTCTTCAAGAGGCAATGCTGGCAGTGGCATCCAGCATTCGGCGGTTGGCCGATGCAATCGAGCAGAGTAAAACTACAGTCAATGCCACAGAATTGCTAGACGCTGTTATGGAGATCGATGGTCTGGAAGAAGCTAAACAGATGTATGCATTCGAGTATTTGAACGCTGACCCTATCAAAGCGAGAGCATTCATGACTTACAATGTTCGGATGAGGAAAACGTATTTGTTTAGGCAGTTTTGGTGGTGGAAATGA